Proteins encoded within one genomic window of Sebastes fasciatus isolate fSebFas1 chromosome 18, fSebFas1.pri, whole genome shotgun sequence:
- the LOC141755637 gene encoding 26S proteasome regulatory subunit 4, which produces MGQSQSGGHGPGGGKKDDKDKKKKYEPPIPTRVGKRKKKTKGPDAASKLPLVTPHTQCRLKLLKQERIKDYLLMEEEFIRNQEQMKPLEEKQEEERSKVDDLRGTPMSVGTLEEIIDDNHAIVSTSVGSEHYVSILSFVDKDLLEPGCSVLLNHKVHAVIGVLMDDTDPLVTVMKVEKAPQETYADIGGLDNQIQEIKESVELPLTHPEYYEEMGIKPPKGVILYGPPGTGKTLLAKAVANQTSATFLRVVGSELIQKYLGDGPKLVRELFRVAEEHAPSIVFIDEIDAIGTKRYDSNSGGEREIQRTMLELLNQLDGFDSRGDVKVIMATNRIETLDPALIRPGRIDRKIEFPLPDEKTKRRIFQIHTSRMTVADDVTLDDLILAKDDLSGADIKAICTEAGLMALRERRMKVTNEDFKKSKENVLYKKQEGTPEGLYL; this is translated from the exons ATG GGTCAAAGCCAGAGTGGAGGTCACGGTCCGGGGGGAGGCAAGAAGGATGACAAG GATAAGAAAAAGAAGTATGAGCCTCCAATTCCCACCAGAGTTGgcaagagaaagaagaagaccAAGGGACCAGATGCCGCCAGTAAACTACCATTAG TCACTCCCCACACTCAATGCCGTCTGAAGCTGCTGAAGCAGGAGCGGATCAAAGACTATCTGTTGATGGAGGAGGAGTTCATCAGAAACCAGGAGCAGATGAAGCCCCTGGAAGAGAAACAGGAG GAGGAGAGGTCAAAGGTAGACGACCTGCGGGGGACCCCCATGTCCGTGGGCACTCTGGAGGAAATCATCGATGACAACCACGCCATCGTTTCCACCTCAGTGGGATCAGAGCACTACGTCAGCATCCTGTCCTTCGTGGATAAGGATCTGCTGGAGCCAGGCTGCTCTGTCCTGCTGAACCACAAG GTTCATGCCGTGATTGGTGTGCTGATGGACGACACTGATCCCTTGGTGACGGTGATGAAGGTGGAGAAGGCCCCACAAGAAACCTACGCCGACATCGGCGGCCTGGACAATCAGATCCAGGAGATCAAG GAGTCAGTGGAGCTGCCTCTCACACATCCAGAGTATTATGAGGAGATGGGCATCAAGCCTCCCAAAGGTGTCATCCTATACGGACCACCTGGCACAG GTAAGACCCTGCTCGCCAAGGCCGTAGCCAATCAGACATCAGCTACCTTCCTGCGCGTCGTGGGCTCAGAGCTGATCCAGAAGTACCTGGGAGACGGGCCCAAGCTGGTCCGAGAGCTCTTCAGGGTGGCAGAGGAGCACGCTCCCTCCATCGTCTTCATCGACGAGATCGATGCCATCGGCACTAAAAG GTATGACTCTAACTCTGGCGGTGAGAGGGAGATCCAGAGGACTATGCTGGAGTTGCTCAATCAGCTGGACGGCTTCGACTCGCGGGGGGATGTTAAAGTGATCATGGCCACCAATCGGATAGAAACCCTGGATCCAGCCCTCATCAGACCTG ggaGAATTGACCGTAAGATCGAGTTTCCACTGCCGGATGAGAAGACCAAAAGGAGGATCTTCCAGATCCACACCAGCCGCATGACAGTAGCCGATGATGTCACCCTCGATGACCTCATCCTGGCTAAGGACGACCTATCAGGAGCAGACATTAAG GCCATCTGCACAGAAGCTGGCCTCATGGCTCTGCGCGAACGCCGCATGAAAGTCACCAACGAAGACTTCAAGAAGTCCAAGGAAAACGTCCTGTACAAGAAGCAGGAGGGCACACCAGAGGGGCTCTACCTCTAA
- the LOC141755638 gene encoding ciliary microtubule associated protein 1A-like, producing MSTTDNWVGTWRPHLPRGPIAALYGSPGPKYALPTLTGSIQHDLTKHKAPMYSLGARRSRKIEGSPGPGLIPSNITRVGRDGAPAFSFCSRLKEPKLFQAPGPGKYSPENSGKLIFRTAPAYTLSGRTKDISTFQTPGPAQYTLPPVLGLHTVVTPSALAYSIGGRNKSFLDNLKKTPGPAAYEGVNPCIYRQKAPQFSMSGRNFPPSETTMKPGPGAHCPEGVTSTKAQAPSYSFGMRHSKYIVELIVPEETHV from the exons ATGTCAACCACTGACAATTGGGTTGGGACCTGGAGGCCGCACCTGCCGAGAGGACCCATAGCTGCCCTGTACGGTAGTCCGGGGCCCAAGTATGCACTGCCTACACTCACAG GTAGTATTCAACATGACCTTACCAAACACAAAGCGCCAATGTACAGCTTGGGGGCACGTCGTAGCCGCAAGATTGAGGGCTCCCCAGGACCAGGCCTCATTCCCTCCAACATCACCAGAGTGGGCCGAGACGGCGCTCCTGCATTTTCATTCTGCAGCCGTCTAAAGGAGCCCAAATTGTTCCAGGCCCCTGGACCAG GCAAATACTCACCAGAGAATTCAGGAAAGTTGATCTTCCGCACTGCTCCTGCTTATACTCTGTCCGGGAGGACGAAAGATATCAGCACTTTCCAAACACCAG GTCCAGCCCAGTACACTCTGCCACCAGTGCTGGGGCTACACACTGTGGTGACACCCTCAGCTCTCGCCTACTCAATAGGTGGCCGCAACAAAAGCTTCCTTGATAACCTGAAGAAG ACTCCTGGTCCTGCTGCCTACGAAGGCGTGAACCCTTGTATTTACAGGCAAAAAGCTCCACAGTTTAGCATGTCAGGACGCAATTTCCCACCTTCTGAAACCACAATGAAACCAGGACCTGGTGCACACTGTCCCGAGGGG GTGACCTCCACAAAAGCCCAAGCTCCAAGCTACTCCTTTGGAATGCGTCACTCGAAGTACATTGTAGAGTTAATTGTGCCTGAAGAAACTCACGTGTGA
- the LOC141755636 gene encoding potassium channel, subfamily K, member 13-like — protein sequence MACRSGCCCGSGPINEDNARFLLLALFIIVYLLCGAAVFSALEQPKEREANERWTQRFETFSQRFNLSKKDLNNFLRSYEEANVAGIRVDTIRPRWDFTGAFYFVGTVVSTIGFGMTTPATIGGKVFLMFYGLLGCAATILFFNLFLERVITVIAVVLKSCHERRHNKAELPQNGRRGGGAGGSGGGKVGGGGGGGGGGDLAGWKPSVYCVMLILGVAAILVSCCASLMYSAAEGWGYLDSLYFCFVAFSTIGFGDMVSSQRVVYEGHATAAYRLGNFFFILTGVCCIYSLFNVISIVIKQVLNWLLRRLEAPCRCCFPRRGHHPHRHPRRNVVAPGHLRARRDPSIETDAINESETDNGRRMSGEMISMRDFLAANKVNLAIMQKQLSEMAIGHPRQSSSSSRQNGFSGGVGALGIMNNRLAETSVDR from the exons ATGGCATGTAGGagcggctgctgctgcggctCCGGTCCGATAAACGAGGATAACGCGCGGTTCCTGCTGCTGGCGCTGTTCATCATCGTGTATCTGCTGTGCGGCGCCGCGGTGTTCTCCGCGCTGGAGCAGCCGAAGGAGCGCGAAGCGAATGAGCGCTGGACGCAGAGGTTCGAGACCTTCAGTCAGAGGTTCAACCTGAGCAAGAAGGACCTGAACAACTTCCTCAGGAGCTACGAGGAGGCGAACGTGGCGGGGATCCGCGTGGACACCATCAGACCAAGATGGGACTTCACGGGCGCGTTTTACTTCGTGGGAACTGTGGTGTCAACCATTG GATTTGGGATGACCACTCCGGCCACCATTGGAGGAAAAGTCTTTCTGATGTTCTACGGCCTGCTCGGCTGTGCGGCCACCATCCTCTTCTTCAACCTCTTTCTGGAGCGTGTCATCACCGTCATCGCCGTCGTCCTCAAGTCCTGTCACGAACGGCGCCATAACAAAGCTGAGCTCCCACAAAACGGCCGGCGAGGAGGCGGAGCTGGGGGAAGCGGAGGAGGaaaagtaggaggaggaggaggaggaggaggaggaggagatctgGCTGGCTGGAAGCCTTCGGTGTACTGCGTCATGCTCATTCTAGGAGTGGCAGCCATCTTGGTGTCCTGCTGCGCCTCGCTCATGTACTCGGCTGCCGAGGGCTGGGGCTACCTGGACTCGCTCTACTTCTGCTTTGTGGCCTTCAGCACCATCGGTTTCGGAGACATGGTGAGCAGCCAGCGGGTCGTCTACGAGGGCCACGCCACGGCCGCGTATCGGCTCGGcaacttcttcttcatcttgacCGGCGTCTGCTGCATCTACTCCCTCTTCAACGTCATCTCCATCGTCATCAAGCAGGTCCTCAACTGGCTGCTGAGGAGACTGGAGGCGCCCTGCCGCTGCTGTTTCCCCAGGAGGGGTCACCACCCGCACCGGCACCCACGACGCAACGTGGTGGCCCCGGGCCACCTGCGCGCCCGCAGGGACCCCTCCATCGAGACGGACGCCATCAACGAAAGCGAGACTGACAACGGGCGCAGGATGTCTGGGGAGATGATTTCCATGAGGGACTTCCTGGCAGCCAACAAG GTGAATCTGGCTATTATGCAGAAGCAGCTTTCGGAGATGGCCATCGGGCACCCGCGCCAGTCCAGCTCCAGTTCGCGCCAGAACGGATTCTCAGGAGGGGTGGGCGCCCTCGGCATCATGAACAACCGACTGGCAGAGACAAGCGTGGACAGATAG